The proteins below are encoded in one region of Hordeum vulgare subsp. vulgare chromosome 3H, MorexV3_pseudomolecules_assembly, whole genome shotgun sequence:
- the LOC123439633 gene encoding basic leucine zipper 2-like, with protein sequence MAQLPPKIPTMAPAWPEFGGGHHHSAHARHHHHQRSPSMGAFLAAPMPPLPPPAPANAGAQQPSWVDEFLDFSAAKRGAHRRTVSDSVAFLDDSNAGGGAHEFDRLDDDQLMSMFSDELAPQRQAQAASASSPSDHNSINDEKQDKGDTEEAQSHCNGDGAAPGQPSSPATVDPKRVKRILANRQSAQRSRVRKLQYISELERSVTSLQTEVSALSPRVAFLDHQRSLLTLGNSHLKQRIAALAQDKIFKDAHQEALKKEIERLRQIYQQQSLRNAEPPADDEGPLVRGDNNGLIASEGTAAACLPS encoded by the exons ATGGCGCAGCTGCCGCCCAAGATCCCCACCATGGCGCCGGCCTGGCCGGAGTTCGGGGGCGGGCACCACCATAGCGCCCACGCccgccaccaccatcaccagcGCAGCCCCTCCATGGGTGCCTTCCTCGCCGCGCCAATGCCGCCACTCCCGCCCCCGGCGCCCGCCAACGCCGGGGCGCAGCAGCCGTCCTGGGTCGACGAGTTCCTCGACTTCTCGGCCGCCAAGCGCGGCGCGCACCGCCGCACGGTCAGCGACTCCGTCGCCTTCCTCGACGACAGCAATGCCGGCGGCGGGGCGCACGAGTTCGACCGCCTCGACGACGACCAGCTCATGTCCATGTTCTCCGACGAGCTGGCCCCGCAGCGGCAGGCGCAGGCCGCGAGCGCGTCGTCGCCGTCCGATCACAACAGCATCAACGACGAGAAGCAGGACAAGGGCGACACCGAGGAGGCGCAGAGCCACTGCAATGGCGACGGCGCGGCACCCGGGCAGCCGTCGTCGCCCGCCACAGTCGATCCCAAGCGGGTCAAGAG GATCCTTGCAAACCGGCAGTCGGCGCAGCGGTCGCGCGTGCGCAAGCTGCAGTACATCTCAGAGCTCGAGCGCAGCGTCACGTCACTCCAG ACGGAGGTGTCGGCATTGTCCCCGCGCGTCGCATTCCTCGACCACCAACGCTCGCTGCTGACGCTGGGGAACAGCCACCTCAAGCAGCGCATCGCGGCGCTCGCGCAGGACAAGATCTTCAAAGATG CTCATCAGGAGGCACTGAAGAAGGAGATAGAGAGGCTGAGGCAAATCTACCAGCAGCAGAGCCTCAGGAACGCGGAACCCCCGGCAGACGACGAAGGCCCCCTGGTCCGGGGCGACAACAACGGCTTGATCGCCAGCGAGGGGACCGCCGCGGCCTGCCTGCCCTCGTGA